The Listeria monocytogenes genome window below encodes:
- a CDS encoding PTS sugar transporter subunit IIC, translated as MAETKKKSIVNGFINVAQRLGGQIHLRSLRDAFASIMPFMILAGFVTLINYVILEPTGFMGKIVNPDTLKTWQEIGISIGNGTLSVITLLVTVAISYHLCLNRGYKNVIAPILVALSSFIVVTPIAMTFLPEGASKSIEVPNVIPVSYTGASGMFVGIIVGLIATDLFIKLSKNKRMQINLTGNIPPAVIKSFNVLIPIMITVIIFSVMSFAVNQIFNMDFNTLVTTIITKPLSYVTTSLPGFLLITSIANLFFGLGIHQAVISGPLLDPFLLQNMQENMVAYANHQEIPHIINMAFKDTFAVMGGSGNTIGLLIAIFIFGKRKDYKDISKLSAAPSLFNISEPIIFGLPIVFNPLLIIPFVLAPIFSLTTAYFATAAGWINHVVVQTPWTTPPIISGFLATGGDWRASVLQVIIIVVTVFIYLPFLRMDEKVAFATAQKTEAK; from the coding sequence ATGGCTGAAACGAAAAAGAAGTCGATTGTTAATGGTTTTATTAATGTAGCACAACGTCTTGGTGGTCAGATTCATTTGCGTTCATTGCGTGATGCTTTTGCGAGTATTATGCCGTTCATGATTTTAGCTGGTTTTGTCACACTGATTAACTATGTTATTTTAGAACCGACTGGTTTTATGGGCAAAATTGTTAACCCAGATACACTTAAAACATGGCAAGAGATTGGTATTTCAATCGGAAATGGTACCTTGAGTGTCATTACGCTTTTAGTCACTGTGGCAATTTCGTATCATTTATGTTTGAACCGCGGCTATAAAAATGTCATTGCGCCGATTCTTGTCGCTTTATCTTCTTTTATTGTTGTTACACCGATTGCGATGACCTTCCTTCCAGAAGGCGCGTCCAAATCAATCGAAGTGCCGAACGTTATCCCTGTTAGTTATACTGGGGCATCAGGCATGTTTGTCGGTATTATCGTTGGGTTAATTGCAACCGATTTATTCATTAAATTATCGAAAAACAAACGTATGCAAATCAATTTAACAGGAAATATTCCACCGGCAGTTATTAAATCATTTAACGTGTTAATTCCGATTATGATTACGGTTATTATTTTCTCAGTTATGTCATTTGCCGTTAATCAAATTTTCAACATGGACTTTAATACACTTGTGACAACAATTATCACGAAGCCGCTTAGCTATGTGACGACAAGTCTTCCAGGGTTCTTGCTGATTACATCCATTGCTAACTTATTCTTCGGTTTGGGTATTCACCAAGCAGTTATTTCTGGTCCGTTATTAGATCCATTTTTACTTCAAAATATGCAAGAAAACATGGTAGCCTACGCGAATCATCAAGAAATTCCGCATATTATTAATATGGCTTTCAAAGACACATTTGCGGTTATGGGTGGCTCAGGAAACACGATTGGCTTATTAATTGCCATTTTCATCTTTGGGAAACGAAAAGATTACAAAGATATCTCGAAACTATCTGCGGCACCATCGCTATTTAACATCAGTGAACCAATCATCTTTGGTCTGCCGATTGTCTTCAACCCGTTACTTATTATCCCGTTCGTATTAGCACCGATTTTCTCCTTAACAACAGCGTATTTTGCCACGGCAGCAGGTTGGATTAATCATGTAGTTGTACAAACGCCGTGGACGACACCGCCGATTATTTCTGGTTTCCTAGCAACTGGTGGGGACTGGCGCGCGTCCGTTTTACAAGTAATTATCATTGTTGTGACGGTCTTTATCTATCTGCCGTTCCTACGTATGGATGAAAAAGTTGCTTTTGCTACAGCTCAAAAAACAGAAGCAAAATAA
- a CDS encoding helix-turn-helix transcriptional regulator encodes MKIERLIGIIMLLLQRELVSASEMATMFEVSKRTIFRDIDTLAMANIPIYTIAGTKGGIGIMPTYKVDKKLLTVDDLTAIIASLDGMEQLLSSAETKKTLQKMKNMLDHSSEPPKSSISLDFSNLSMKNELNAKVESLYLAIKKHQLVELSYIDRTGNQTIRKTEPYHLLFRNRSWYLQGYSLERSDFRTFKMSRIVELKTLEETFEARPFSVKPFGAPPDRPMFLMHEVSLIVDKIAREQIIERFDLVEISQQNDTHFLAKVTLPDHEAGYRFLLQLGTHVTIQNRDDFYDNFVDYLKEIQGKYI; translated from the coding sequence ATGAAAATCGAGCGACTCATCGGGATCATTATGCTACTTCTCCAACGCGAGCTAGTCAGTGCTTCTGAAATGGCTACAATGTTTGAGGTTTCCAAACGTACTATTTTCCGCGATATTGACACACTCGCGATGGCGAATATCCCGATTTACACGATTGCCGGAACAAAGGGTGGCATCGGTATTATGCCTACCTACAAAGTCGATAAAAAGCTTCTCACAGTGGATGATTTAACCGCGATTATTGCTAGTTTGGACGGAATGGAACAGTTGCTTTCTTCCGCCGAAACCAAGAAAACCCTCCAAAAAATGAAAAACATGCTCGACCATTCAAGCGAACCGCCTAAAAGTTCTATTTCGCTCGATTTCTCCAATTTGTCCATGAAAAACGAATTAAACGCTAAAGTCGAAAGTTTATATTTAGCGATTAAAAAACATCAACTCGTGGAGCTCAGCTATATTGATCGAACGGGCAACCAAACCATCCGTAAAACGGAGCCTTATCACCTCCTGTTTAGGAATCGTTCTTGGTATTTGCAAGGTTACAGTCTAGAGCGTAGCGATTTTCGGACGTTTAAAATGTCGCGGATTGTCGAACTGAAAACGCTAGAAGAAACTTTTGAAGCTCGCCCTTTTAGTGTAAAACCGTTTGGCGCCCCACCCGACAGACCGATGTTTTTGATGCATGAAGTCAGCTTAATTGTTGATAAAATTGCCCGCGAACAAATCATCGAACGCTTTGATCTAGTCGAAATCTCACAGCAAAATGACACACATTTTCTGGCTAAAGTGACACTTCCTGACCACGAGGCCGGGTACCGCTTTTTGCTCCAACTTGGAACGCATGTAACCATCCAAAACCGTGATGATTTTTACGATAATTTTGTTGACTACTTAAAAGAAATCCAAGGAAAATATATCTAA
- a CDS encoding PTS sugar transporter subunit IIB: MKNILLVCNAGMSSSFLVEKMKAAGAEEGVEANIWAVSDAELHENWEKADVILLGPQVGYLKGNTEKVVGGKIPVEVINMLDYGRVNGAAVLERAIELIG, from the coding sequence ATGAAAAACATTTTATTAGTATGTAATGCTGGTATGTCATCAAGTTTCTTAGTAGAAAAAATGAAAGCAGCAGGCGCGGAAGAAGGCGTTGAAGCAAATATCTGGGCTGTATCCGACGCTGAACTACACGAAAACTGGGAAAAAGCAGATGTCATTTTGCTTGGACCACAAGTTGGTTATTTAAAAGGCAACACAGAAAAAGTAGTTGGCGGAAAAATTCCTGTCGAAGTAATTAATATGCTAGACTACGGCCGTGTGAACGGAGCAGCAGTACTTGAAAGAGCAATCGAATTAATCGGTTAA
- a CDS encoding effector binding domain-containing protein: MAFEILELKKETFTGNKVEIPEFDPQKGFGPMSEIKESAYTKFAKNEKDYVGINASLDGLQYYIVASANSENGDTTFDIPEGKYAKFVTSETDRPALDGFIGAAYGEVSQSDTVGIAGSFNLEDLREAEFTLYIPVVSK, translated from the coding sequence ATGGCATTTGAAATTTTAGAATTAAAAAAAGAAACATTTACTGGAAATAAAGTAGAAATTCCTGAGTTTGATCCACAAAAAGGCTTTGGCCCAATGAGCGAAATTAAAGAATCAGCCTACACAAAATTTGCAAAAAACGAAAAAGACTACGTTGGCATTAACGCAAGTCTTGACGGCCTCCAATATTACATCGTAGCTAGTGCAAACAGTGAGAACGGCGACACTACTTTCGACATTCCAGAAGGCAAATACGCAAAATTCGTAACAAGCGAAACTGATCGCCCAGCACTTGATGGCTTCATCGGCGCAGCTTACGGCGAAGTGAGCCAAAGCGATACGGTTGGCATTGCGGGATCGTTTAATTTGGAGGATCTTAGAGAAGCTGAGTTTACGCTCTATATTCCGGTTGTTAGTAAGTAA